A section of the Saccopteryx leptura isolate mSacLep1 chromosome 6, mSacLep1_pri_phased_curated, whole genome shotgun sequence genome encodes:
- the AKAP5 gene encoding A-kinase anchor protein 5 yields METTVSEIQVESTHEKRSEVSCQNERQEEKSSMLCFKRRKKSAKAMLPGAGPDVADVARKCHSAASASDQPQPPGGAWASIKRLVTRRKRSDSSKQQKPFEAEVQPEINAEDADLSKKKAKSRLKLPCIKFSKGEKRSNHSKIIEDADCSIAVQGEAERLDKITPTQLNDQVTETILTHDVSGDVSQKGGDEVGESNVSNSRTSGEKVISVEVGLDKGHSDIQTGTLILERDIEITEEKQSIQPQQTSPFETSETEYQLPVVSDAPPSPAIPDQQVVEEARNNMLESGPNWKDYESGEIVAEAIKPEDTESDFKEIETSPEKPQPEEITRMEPIAIIITDTEISEFDIKKAKNVPKQFLLASENEEIGVFAECAFEGRTSEQYETLLIETASSLVKNAIQLSIEQLVNEMASDDNKINNLLQ; encoded by the coding sequence atggagacCACAGTTTCTGAAATTCAAGTAGAAAGCACGCATGAGAAGAGATCAGAAGTCAGTTGTCAGAATGAGAGGCAGGAGGAAAAGTCATCAATGCTTTGCttcaagagaagaaagaaatcagcCAAAGCAATGCTGCCCGGAGCTGGCCCTGACGTGGCTGATGTAGCAAGGAAGTGTCACTCAGCAGCAAGCGCTTCTGATCAGCCACAGCCCCCAGGGGGGGCCTGGGCCTCAATCAAACGTCTTGTAACACGCAGGAAAAGGTCAGATTCTTCAAAGCAGCAAAAGCCCTTTGAGGCTGAAGTGCAACCTGAAATCAATGCTGAGGATGCTGATCTTTCTAAGAAAAAGGCAAAATCCAGACTTAAGCTTCCCTGCATAAAATTctcaaaaggagagaaaagaagtaaTCATTCCAAAATTATAGAAGACGCAGACTGCAGTATCGCAGTTCAGGGAGAAGCTGAGAGGTTGGATAAAATAACTCCAACCCAATTAAATGACCAGGTAACAGAGACCATACTAACCCACGATGTAAGTGGAGATGTCTCACAGAAAGGGGGTGATGAGGTTGGTGAATCAAATGTGAGCAACAGCAGAACTTCTGGAGAGAAAGTGATTTCAGTAGAAGTTGGGTTAGATAAGGGGCATTCTGATATTCAGACAGGAACACTAATCCTTGAAAGAGATATTGAAATCACTGAGGAAAAACAAAGTATCCAGCCTCAGCAAACAAGCCCATTTGAAACCTCAGAAACAGAGTATCAACTACCAGTGGTTTCTGATGCTCCTCCCTCACCTGCAATCCCAGATCAACAAGTTGTGGAAGAAGCCAGAAACAATATGTTAGAAAGTGGACCAAATTGGAAAGACTATGAAAGTGGAGAGATTGTAGCTGAAGCGATTAAGCCAGAAGATACTGAAtcagattttaaagaaattgagaccAGTCCAGAGAAACCCCAACCAGAAGAAATCACAAGAATGGAGCcgattgctattattattacagaCACTGAAATTAGTGAATTTGATATTAAGAAAGCTAAAAATGTCCCTAAGCAATTCTTACTTGCAAGTGAAAATGAGGAAATAGGAGTTTTTGCTGAGTGTGCTTTTGAGGGTAGAACTTCAGAACAATATGAAACACTCTTAATAGAAACGGCTTCTTCTCTTGTCAAGAATGCTATCCAGTTGTCTATAGAACAGCTGGTTAATGAAATGGCCTctgatgataataaaataaacaatcttCTACAGTGA